One Microbacterium sp. No. 7 genomic window carries:
- a CDS encoding S9 family peptidase, which produces MTSPAEPPVVPVRTHVRTHHGDEVVDRYEWLRAKDDPEVIAHLEAENAYTDARTAHLATLRDRIFGEIKARTLETDLSVPTRRGAWWYYGRTIEGKQYGIQCRAPLADDDDWTPPELTPGTEVEGEQIIFDGNVESGGSEFFSLGTFDVSTDGSRLLYGVDLAGDERYTLRIRDLGTGAELPDVIENTSGGASFSPDGRFVVYTTVDDAWRPDTVWLHEVGTDASADAQLFHEPDERFWVGAGFTRSDRYLVIESSSSITTEEFLVPASDLRAEPRVVWPRREGVEYSAAHAVVDGEDVLYIVHNDGALDFELVRVPASDPSGERTVVMAHEPGRRLLDASTFRDFGVVAYRREGLARMAVLDYASGGLRELEFDEPLYAVGGGGNPEWAPRMIRLGYNSFVTPGTVYDHVVETGELLLRKRQAVLGGYDPADYGQERVWAVADDGTRVPVSLVWKRSFGEPGTGPRPLHLYGYGSYEHSIEPGFSVARLSMLDRGVVFAVAHIRGGGELGRQWYEDGKLDRKRNTFTDFVACARHLVDAGYTTPSALVAEGGSAGGLLMGAVANLAPELFAGVLADVPFVDALTTILDPSLPLTVIEWDEWGDPLHDAEVYEYMKSYTPYENVREGVRYPRVLATTSLNDTRVLYVEPAKWVARLREVGADALLKCEMVAGHGGVSGRYNAWRQRAFDLAWLLDVLGLAED; this is translated from the coding sequence GTGACCTCTCCGGCCGAGCCTCCTGTCGTCCCTGTTCGCACGCACGTTCGCACGCACCACGGAGACGAGGTCGTCGATCGCTACGAGTGGCTGCGCGCGAAGGACGATCCCGAGGTCATCGCGCACCTCGAGGCCGAGAACGCCTACACCGACGCGCGCACGGCACACCTGGCGACGCTGCGCGACCGCATCTTCGGCGAGATCAAGGCGCGCACCCTCGAGACCGACCTGTCGGTGCCGACCCGGCGCGGCGCCTGGTGGTACTACGGGCGCACGATCGAGGGCAAGCAGTACGGCATCCAGTGCCGTGCCCCGCTCGCCGATGACGACGACTGGACGCCGCCCGAGCTGACGCCCGGCACGGAGGTCGAGGGCGAGCAGATCATCTTCGACGGCAACGTCGAGTCGGGCGGCAGCGAGTTCTTCTCGCTCGGCACGTTCGACGTGTCGACCGACGGGTCGCGGCTGCTCTACGGCGTCGACCTGGCCGGCGACGAGCGCTACACGCTGCGCATCCGCGACCTCGGGACGGGTGCGGAGCTGCCCGACGTCATCGAGAACACCTCGGGCGGCGCGAGCTTCTCCCCCGACGGCCGGTTCGTGGTCTACACGACGGTCGACGACGCGTGGCGCCCCGACACCGTCTGGCTGCACGAGGTCGGCACCGACGCGTCGGCCGACGCGCAGCTGTTCCACGAGCCCGACGAGCGGTTCTGGGTGGGCGCGGGGTTCACCCGCAGTGACCGCTACCTCGTCATCGAGTCGTCCTCATCGATCACGACCGAGGAGTTCCTCGTGCCGGCATCCGACCTGCGCGCCGAGCCGCGCGTCGTGTGGCCGCGCCGCGAGGGCGTCGAGTACTCGGCGGCGCACGCCGTGGTCGATGGCGAGGACGTGCTCTACATCGTGCACAACGACGGGGCGCTCGACTTCGAGCTCGTGCGGGTGCCGGCATCCGACCCGTCGGGCGAGCGCACGGTCGTGATGGCGCACGAGCCGGGTCGCCGGCTGCTCGACGCGTCGACGTTCCGCGACTTCGGCGTCGTCGCCTACCGCCGCGAGGGGCTCGCGCGCATGGCCGTGCTCGACTACGCGAGCGGCGGCCTGCGCGAGCTCGAGTTCGACGAGCCGCTCTACGCCGTGGGCGGGGGCGGCAACCCGGAGTGGGCGCCGCGCATGATCCGCCTGGGCTACAACTCGTTCGTCACGCCCGGCACCGTCTACGACCACGTCGTCGAGACGGGCGAGCTGCTGCTGCGCAAGCGCCAGGCGGTGCTCGGCGGATACGACCCCGCCGACTACGGCCAGGAGCGGGTGTGGGCGGTCGCCGACGACGGCACCCGCGTGCCGGTCTCGCTGGTGTGGAAGCGCTCGTTCGGCGAGCCGGGCACCGGGCCCCGGCCGCTGCACCTGTACGGCTACGGCTCGTACGAGCACTCGATCGAGCCCGGCTTCTCGGTCGCGCGGCTGTCGATGCTCGACCGCGGCGTCGTGTTCGCCGTCGCGCACATCCGCGGCGGCGGCGAGCTGGGACGGCAGTGGTACGAGGACGGCAAGCTCGACCGCAAGCGCAACACGTTCACCGACTTCGTCGCGTGCGCACGCCACCTGGTGGATGCCGGATACACGACGCCCTCGGCCCTGGTCGCCGAGGGCGGCTCGGCGGGCGGCCTGCTCATGGGCGCCGTCGCGAACCTCGCGCCCGAGCTGTTCGCCGGCGTGCTCGCCGACGTGCCCTTCGTCGATGCGCTCACGACGATCCTCGACCCGTCGCTGCCGCTCACGGTCATCGAGTGGGACGAGTGGGGCGACCCACTGCACGACGCCGAGGTGTACGAGTACATGAAGTCGTACACGCCGTACGAGAACGTGCGCGAGGGCGTGCGGTACCCGCGAGTGCTCGCGACGACCTCGCTGAACGACACGCGCGTGCTGTACGTCGAGCCCGCGAAGTGGGTCGCACGTCTGCGCGAGGTGGGCGCCGACGCGCTGCTCAAGTGCGAGATGGTCGCCGGGCACGGCGGCGTGAGCGGCCGCTACAACGCCTGGCGCCAGCGCGCCTTCGACCTCGCCTGGCTCCTCGACGTGCTCGGCCTCGCCGAGGACTGA
- a CDS encoding inorganic phosphate transporter: protein MEAAVLIVVLVIALALFFDFTNGFHDTANAMATPIATGALKPKVAVALAAVLNLVGAFLSTEVSKTISHGIIREDGIDPLSFLPIIFAGLIGAITWNMLTWLLGLPSSSSHALFGGLIGATLVGASVTAIDFGVVLSKVVLPALLAPLTAGIIAFLVTRLAYGLTRRYDNKPDGRDGFRWGQIFTSSLVALAHGTNDAQKTMGVITLALIMIGWQDAAHADPQAWVIFACAFTIALGTYMGGWRIIRTLGKGLTDVKPAQGFSAEASTASTILASSALGFALSTTQVASGSVIGSGLGRRGSKVRWGTVGRIMIGWLLTLPASGAVGAAAALLVVWLGTWGVVVDAVIAVAIIIGLFLRSRRSEVHAGNAMSEVADSGRAVKVKRNPPPTRRQRALLREQEAQEAAERRAAERTEKGANR, encoded by the coding sequence GTGGAAGCGGCTGTTCTCATCGTGGTGCTGGTGATCGCACTGGCCCTCTTCTTCGACTTCACCAACGGGTTTCACGACACCGCGAACGCGATGGCCACGCCGATCGCGACGGGAGCGCTCAAGCCCAAGGTCGCCGTCGCGCTCGCGGCCGTGCTGAACCTCGTGGGCGCGTTCCTGTCGACCGAGGTCTCCAAGACGATCTCGCACGGCATCATCCGCGAGGACGGCATCGATCCGCTGTCGTTCCTGCCGATCATCTTCGCGGGTCTCATCGGCGCGATCACGTGGAACATGCTCACGTGGCTGCTCGGCCTGCCGTCGAGCTCCTCGCACGCGCTGTTCGGCGGTCTCATCGGCGCCACGCTGGTGGGCGCGAGCGTCACCGCGATCGACTTCGGCGTCGTGCTCAGCAAGGTCGTGCTGCCGGCCCTGCTCGCGCCGCTCACGGCGGGCATCATCGCCTTTCTCGTCACGCGCCTCGCCTACGGGCTCACCCGCCGCTACGACAACAAGCCCGACGGGCGCGACGGCTTCCGCTGGGGGCAGATCTTCACGTCGTCGCTCGTCGCGCTCGCGCACGGAACCAACGACGCGCAGAAGACGATGGGCGTCATCACCCTCGCCCTCATCATGATCGGCTGGCAGGATGCCGCGCACGCCGACCCCCAGGCCTGGGTGATCTTCGCGTGCGCGTTCACGATCGCGCTCGGCACCTACATGGGCGGCTGGCGCATCATCCGCACCCTCGGCAAGGGCCTCACCGACGTCAAGCCGGCGCAGGGCTTCTCGGCCGAGGCGTCCACGGCATCCACGATCCTCGCCTCGAGCGCGCTCGGCTTCGCGCTGTCGACCACGCAGGTCGCCTCGGGCTCGGTCATCGGCTCCGGCCTCGGCCGGCGCGGGTCGAAGGTGCGCTGGGGGACCGTCGGGCGCATCATGATCGGCTGGCTGCTCACGCTGCCCGCGTCCGGCGCCGTCGGCGCGGCCGCGGCGCTGCTCGTCGTGTGGCTCGGCACCTGGGGCGTGGTGGTGGACGCCGTCATCGCGGTCGCGATCATCATCGGGCTGTTCCTGCGGTCGCGGCGCAGCGAGGTGCACGCCGGCAACGCGATGAGCGAGGTCGCCGACTCGGGCCGCGCCGTCAAGGTCAAGCGCAATCCGCCGCCCACCCGCCGTCAGCGCGCGCTGCTGCGCGAGCAGGAGGCGCAGGAGGCCGCCGAGCGCCGCGCGGCCGAGCGCACCGAGAAGGGGGCGAACCGGTGA
- a CDS encoding 6-phosphofructokinase → MKIGILTSGGDCPGLNAVIRGAVLKGTTTYDIEFVGIRDGWRGVVDGDFFPLSRHEVKGLAKTGGTILGTSRTNPYEGPRGGAENISKTLFGHRIDGIIAIGGEGTLAAADRLHKDGIPVLGVPKTIDNDLRATDYSFGFDTAVNIATDAMDRLRTTGDSHQRCMVAEVMGRHVGWIALHSGIAAGAHVICIPEKPMSIEEVCQQVSKAHDRGRAPLVVVSEGFTLTGQAEAYSDKGLDAFNRPRLGGIGEVLAPEIERITGIETRATVLGHIQRGGSPSAFDRVLATRLGLHAADAVHDGAWGQMVSLKGTDIVRVPFADALGELNTVPLYRYDEAAALFG, encoded by the coding sequence ATGAAGATCGGCATTCTCACCAGCGGTGGCGACTGTCCCGGCCTGAACGCCGTGATCCGCGGCGCGGTGCTCAAGGGAACCACCACGTACGACATCGAGTTCGTCGGCATCCGCGACGGCTGGCGCGGCGTCGTCGACGGCGACTTCTTCCCGCTCTCGCGGCACGAGGTGAAGGGCCTGGCCAAGACCGGCGGCACGATCCTCGGCACGAGCCGCACCAACCCCTACGAGGGGCCCCGCGGCGGCGCCGAGAACATCTCCAAGACGCTGTTCGGCCACCGCATCGACGGCATCATCGCGATCGGCGGCGAGGGCACGCTCGCGGCCGCCGACCGGCTGCACAAGGACGGCATCCCCGTGCTCGGCGTGCCGAAGACGATCGACAACGACCTGCGCGCCACCGACTACTCGTTCGGCTTCGACACGGCCGTCAACATCGCGACCGACGCGATGGACCGGCTGCGCACGACGGGCGACTCGCACCAGCGCTGCATGGTCGCCGAGGTCATGGGCCGGCACGTCGGCTGGATCGCGCTGCACTCGGGCATCGCGGCGGGTGCCCACGTGATCTGCATCCCCGAGAAGCCGATGTCGATCGAGGAGGTCTGCCAGCAAGTGTCGAAGGCCCACGACCGCGGCCGTGCGCCCCTCGTCGTCGTCTCGGAGGGCTTCACCCTCACGGGCCAGGCCGAGGCGTACAGCGACAAGGGCCTCGACGCCTTCAACCGCCCGCGGCTCGGCGGCATCGGCGAGGTGCTCGCGCCCGAGATCGAGCGCATCACGGGCATCGAGACCCGCGCGACCGTGCTCGGCCACATCCAGCGCGGCGGCTCGCCCTCGGCCTTCGACCGCGTGCTCGCCACGCGCCTCGGCCTGCACGCCGCCGACGCGGTGCACGACGGCGCGTGGGGCCAGATGGTCTCGCTCAAGGGCACCGACATCGTGCGCGTGCCCTTCGCCGACGCCCTCGGCGAGCTCAACACCGTCCCCCTCTACCGCTACGACGAGGCCGCCGCGCTGTTCGGCTGA